One genomic segment of Hymenobacter psoromatis includes these proteins:
- a CDS encoding DNA/RNA non-specific endonuclease codes for MRFSLGLLATFGLLACTSSPSATTTTAAQTPASAFPETFETGHKGAYETADEQLATGPWLFTNALIGSTEQDHKDGAHAARLRADGKLTMQFDAPAGVRKISLLAASYGQDGPSTWELWVSRDHGRTWQRNGQPQTTSGPALRPAVFEGVAAEPLRLEIRKTDAGKGRLNLDDISLETASGAVAVAPAGLPVPAPTPPTPANDYFKNRNNPTTRSQEPRTRNQEPTTRNQQPGASGQESGTADNLLLGNPSGATSDPNNPTNYLYIHPQYTTGYNAQRGTPVWTSWHVGQADLTKNAPRQNDFRADPGLPRQFYQVSPQSYAGSGFDKGHNCPSGDRTSSLDNNSATFLMSNMVPQAPQNNQQTWAHLEEYTRSQVENGQEAYVIMGSYGRGGTGKNGPASTLDQGRVSVPARIWKVVVFLPEGDNDLQRIIAGQARVVAIDTPNDNSINPQWTQYLTSVDKIEAASGLDILSALPPATQAQLQSGVDSGRAR; via the coding sequence ATGCGCTTCTCGCTCGGCCTGCTGGCCACTTTCGGGCTATTAGCCTGCACCTCTTCGCCTTCGGCAACTACAACCACGGCGGCCCAAACCCCGGCCAGCGCCTTTCCCGAAACCTTTGAGACGGGCCACAAGGGCGCTTATGAGACCGCGGATGAGCAGCTGGCTACCGGCCCGTGGCTATTTACCAATGCCTTGATTGGCAGCACCGAGCAGGACCACAAAGACGGCGCGCACGCCGCCCGCCTGCGGGCCGATGGCAAGCTCACGATGCAGTTTGACGCGCCGGCCGGAGTGCGCAAAATCAGTTTGCTGGCGGCTTCCTACGGGCAGGATGGCCCCAGCACTTGGGAGCTATGGGTGAGCCGCGACCACGGCCGCACCTGGCAGCGCAACGGCCAGCCCCAAACCACTAGCGGCCCCGCGCTGCGGCCGGCCGTGTTTGAGGGGGTAGCCGCCGAGCCCCTGCGCCTGGAAATTCGCAAAACCGACGCGGGCAAGGGCCGGCTCAACCTCGATGACATCAGCCTCGAAACGGCCAGCGGCGCGGTAGCGGTTGCGCCGGCGGGCCTGCCGGTTCCTGCCCCTACCCCCCCCACCCCGGCCAATGACTACTTCAAGAACCGGAACAACCCAACCACCAGGAGCCAGGAGCCCCGGACCCGGAACCAGGAACCGACAACCCGGAACCAACAACCCGGAGCCAGCGGCCAGGAATCGGGAACCGCCGATAACCTATTGCTCGGTAACCCCAGCGGCGCGACCTCCGACCCGAACAACCCGACCAATTACCTCTACATCCACCCGCAGTACACGACGGGCTACAACGCCCAGCGCGGCACGCCGGTTTGGACGAGCTGGCACGTGGGCCAGGCCGACCTCACCAAGAACGCACCGCGCCAGAACGACTTTCGGGCTGACCCCGGCCTACCCCGGCAGTTTTACCAGGTATCGCCGCAGAGCTACGCCGGCTCGGGCTTCGACAAGGGTCACAACTGTCCCAGCGGCGACCGCACGTCCTCGCTGGACAACAATTCGGCCACCTTCCTAATGAGTAACATGGTGCCCCAGGCTCCGCAAAACAACCAGCAAACCTGGGCGCACCTCGAAGAATACACCCGCAGCCAGGTTGAAAACGGCCAGGAAGCCTACGTCATTATGGGCAGCTACGGCCGCGGCGGCACCGGCAAAAACGGCCCCGCCAGCACCCTCGACCAAGGCCGCGTGTCGGTACCGGCCCGCATTTGGAAAGTGGTGGTCTTCCTGCCCGAAGGCGACAACGACCTCCAGCGCATCATCGCCGGCCAGGCCCGCGTGGTGGCCATCGACACGCCCAACGACAACAGCATCAACCCACAGTGGACGCAGTATTTGACCTCGGTGGATAAGATTGAGGCCGCCTCGGGCCTGGATATTCTCAGCGCCCTACCCCCCGCCACGCAGGCGCAGCTGCAAAGCGGAGTGGATAGCGGGCGCGCGCGCTAG
- a CDS encoding DoxX-like family protein, protein MYRLLTYLFASVWLINGLLCKVLGLVPRHEAIVARILGPAHAGLLTRLIGLAEIGMAVWLLSGIRRRWCVLAQIVLVASMNSLEFALAPDLLLWGRFNAVFAGLFVLLLYYYEFVLPRPTPTPLR, encoded by the coding sequence ATGTACCGCTTGCTAACCTACCTTTTTGCCTCGGTCTGGCTGATTAACGGCTTGCTGTGCAAAGTACTGGGCCTGGTGCCGCGCCACGAGGCCATTGTGGCGCGCATTCTGGGGCCGGCCCACGCGGGGCTACTCACGCGCCTCATCGGGCTGGCCGAAATCGGCATGGCGGTGTGGCTACTGAGCGGCATTCGGCGGCGCTGGTGCGTGCTGGCACAAATAGTTTTGGTGGCGAGTATGAACTCACTGGAATTCGCACTGGCTCCCGACCTGCTGCTGTGGGGCCGCTTCAACGCCGTGTTTGCTGGCTTGTTCGTGCTGCTGCTGTATTATTACGAATTCGTGCTGCCCCGCCCTACCCCTACCCCCCTGCGCTGA
- a CDS encoding DUF2071 domain-containing protein — protein MLAWLKTHPFAVEAFFTRSLVLTFAAPAAEVQALLPAPLVADTWQDEWAFLAVALVETRALRPKGFPAFLGQDFCLVGYRAFVRYVTPAGKRLRGLYILRSETDRRRMVLLGNAFTHYGYAHVDLSLTNTPGGGLAASSRRGNFDVAVGAPDAAVALPAGSPFATWAEARRFAGPLPFTFAVEAERRRVVIVEGVRAHWQPQAVAVARAQVGFLEALPLSKLVLTNAFLLRDVPYSWKKGRTELWHP, from the coding sequence ATGCTGGCTTGGCTGAAAACTCATCCGTTCGCAGTCGAGGCGTTTTTTACGCGCTCGCTGGTACTCACGTTTGCCGCGCCGGCCGCCGAGGTGCAGGCGCTGCTGCCCGCCCCGCTCGTGGCCGATACCTGGCAGGATGAGTGGGCCTTTCTGGCCGTGGCACTGGTAGAAACCCGCGCCCTGCGGCCCAAGGGTTTCCCGGCTTTTCTGGGTCAGGATTTTTGCCTGGTGGGCTACCGGGCCTTTGTGCGCTACGTCACGCCGGCCGGCAAACGCCTGCGCGGCCTCTACATTCTGCGCTCCGAAACCGACCGCCGGCGCATGGTGCTGCTTGGCAACGCGTTCACCCACTACGGCTACGCGCACGTTGACCTGAGCCTGACCAATACGCCGGGCGGGGGCCTGGCGGCCTCGTCGCGCCGGGGCAATTTTGATGTCGCTGTGGGCGCGCCCGATGCGGCGGTGGCGCTGCCGGCTGGCTCGCCCTTCGCCACTTGGGCCGAGGCGCGGCGCTTTGCCGGGCCCCTACCCTTCACGTTTGCGGTGGAGGCCGAGCGGCGGCGCGTCGTCATTGTGGAGGGCGTGCGCGCGCACTGGCAGCCGCAGGCCGTGGCCGTGGCGCGGGCACAAGTGGGTTTTCTGGAAGCGCTGCCGCTGAGTAAGCTGGTGCTGACCAATGCCTTTTTGCTGCGCGACGTGCCGTATTCCTGGAAAAAAGGCCGCACCGAATTATGGCACCCGTAA
- a CDS encoding class I SAM-dependent methyltransferase, which produces MAPVRKPLQGLRNIVRFNWHFYALALGAGLALGLAAALAPAPFGRWAGAGLVLVLAPVVVSLAVSAYVYDGAGLYALGWLPAGVGPAAGRTLLTVSAGFDEISPLLRQRYPAGKLLALDFYDPARHTEVSIARARRAYPPPPGALPVTTEALPLPDHAADAALAFMVAHEIRDPAERAAFFREIRRVTRAGGPIVVVEHLRDAANFLAYTIGFFHFHSRRAWLATFRAAGLHLTQEIKLTPFVSAFILHDDAASA; this is translated from the coding sequence ATGGCACCCGTAAGAAAACCGCTCCAGGGCCTGCGCAACATCGTGCGCTTCAATTGGCACTTCTACGCCCTAGCGCTGGGGGCCGGGCTGGCGCTGGGCTTGGCGGCGGCGCTGGCCCCGGCCCCATTCGGGCGTTGGGCGGGGGCAGGGCTGGTATTGGTGCTGGCTCCAGTAGTCGTCTCGCTGGCGGTGTCGGCCTACGTGTACGATGGCGCGGGCCTCTACGCGCTGGGCTGGCTGCCGGCGGGCGTGGGGCCGGCCGCCGGCCGCACGCTGCTCACCGTGAGCGCGGGCTTCGACGAAATCAGCCCCCTACTGCGGCAGCGCTACCCGGCCGGAAAGTTGCTGGCCCTCGATTTTTACGACCCGGCCCGCCACACGGAGGTATCCATCGCGCGAGCGCGGCGAGCCTACCCCCCGCCGCCCGGCGCGCTGCCCGTCACGACTGAAGCCCTACCCCTGCCCGACCACGCCGCCGACGCGGCGCTGGCCTTCATGGTTGCCCACGAAATCCGCGACCCTGCCGAGCGCGCCGCTTTTTTCCGCGAAATCCGGCGCGTGACGCGGGCCGGCGGACCCATCGTGGTGGTGGAACACCTGCGCGACGCGGCCAATTTCCTGGCCTATACCATCGGCTTTTTCCACTTTCACTCGCGGCGCGCCTGGCTGGCCACCTTCCGGGCGGCGGGCCTGCATTTGACGCAGGAAATCAAGCTCACGCCGTTCGTATCGGCGTTTATTTTGCATGATGATGCAGCTTCAGCTTGA